AAAAGTTTCACGCGTGATGAACAACAAGCACACCGCCGCCGGTCTAGTTATCACGCGTTACATTTGTAACGCGTTAAGTTTTCCACGCGTTAAAGTTTCGaaatttttgaccgtttaagctTTTGAACGTTGCTTTtttaaattgaaaattaaaaaaaaatgggaGTGATTAaaaccatcactagtgattccacccctagtccatttctatcactagtgatagaaatatggttgatgacatggcattagttgattggatagtgggagtgatggaatccatcactagtgattccacccctagtcccctaagtCATTGTCTTGATATAGTTCCAAATATCTATCCCATAATCTCTATTTCCGAATATCTATCCCATAATCTATATTGTGTAAGCCTGTTCAATAACTACGTTTAAACCTTTCTTACACTGAATCAGAAGGCACTATATAAACTTTCAAATTCCCCAAAATCAGAAGGTACACTTTTTGAAAAAATAACCTTCATATTCTTCCCAATAATTGTGGATGAAAAAATATAAATGATTTATGAATTATATATGCTTTATGAAGCACTATATTAATACCAATTTGTTCCACATACTTCAAATGGGAATCAAAGTGTTCAACTGCAATAGTTTTAACACGCTGGTAGTTACTACAATTAACTATAAGCTATTTCCAGGCATATAAAATGGCAAATTGGCAGGTAAAGTGAGTTGTATAATGAATCAAATTTCCTGGTAAGTTCCGGTACATGCCAAAACAGGTCGGCTTGGGCTGACCCGAAACATATTTTACCATAAATTTCAAATTGTTAAACTGAAAAAAATAATGCCATTTCAATAACGATCTAATATAATTAACAAAATGATTAAGGAGTTTCATAAACCAAAAATACACTTTGGGCAATTTTTGATCCGTTCACCCGTTTAACTGTgagttgtttttttatttaacctGTTTTGCTTGTTactttgtttttgtaaaacataaCACGAATCGAACCATCCATCACTTGTAGGCACAACGACTAAAGTGAAACACCATCTCTAAAACTTAACATGAATCGACCCATTCACCATTCCAGAATCCCTTTCTAAGCACAATGACTCTGTGCATCACTGTAGATCCAACTTCTGATTGTTATTATATGTAATGTAATGTCAAAAGTATTTTATTTATCTATTTTTATTGTAGTTTTTAAATTATAGTTTTTTTATGTATTATAGGTTTCAAAATTTGCAGTACTTGCTTCAATCATATAAGTTTGTTAACCAGCAACCATGAGAAATGACAAATTGAGAGGAATTGCAAAAGATTATCAGATCAAGTGATTATGTAATCATCTTCACAGAAAACATGACTTACCAAAAGTCATTACAAGAACATGATCCATCAACAAAGTGATGAAACCTACTATTATCTCTTAAAATAATATTTCTCCCCTCAACTTTAGAGATCAACTTGATTGCAGAATGGCAATCAACACAAACCCTAATATTTTTCTTCACGATAATCGGTTTCCCAACAGGCAGACGTATAAGCGCGTACGCTATAGCCATCCTCTCGCTATGACGATGAAGAACCTTCACCTTCATATCATCATCCAAATCAAGTGGGACCGACTCGATATCCGGAACATATCCAGCTTCGATTATCTTTCCCAAAAGACTATCGAGTTTCACATCGATTTCTTTCTTATGTGGATGACACCAATCTTCAGCTCCAAATACATGAACTTTATTATCAACATCAACCCAACTATAACCCGGCAGTTTCTTCACGTTTTCATCCTTCATCGTCTTTCTAACACTCCTTACATCCTCCCATTGTTGTTCTTTTGCGTAAATATTCGAAAGTAATACATGGGCCCCACTGTTTTCCGGGTCAACCCGTTTTAGACTTTCGGCTGCAAGCCTTCCCCTTTCTTTATCACCATATTTTCTACAGGATGCGAGAAATGAACACCAAGCGTAAGCGTTTGGCTCAAAGGGCATATCGTTAATAAAATTTTCCGCTTCTTCAAGCTTCCCAACTCGGCCCAATAAGTCAATAACACAAGCGTAATGTTCTGATCTAGGTTTAATGCCATAAACTGTTTCCATCGAATTGAAGTAACTTAATCCTTCGTTTCGTAACCCCGAATGGCTGCACGCGTTTAGAAGATTGATAAACGTTACCGCATTCGGTTTCAAGTTTTGAACCACCATCCTATCGAATATGTCTATTGCTTCGTGTCCTAGACCATGGTGAGCAAAGACACCTATCATCGAATTCCATGCGTACTCGTTTGCGTTAGAAATCGTTTTGAACGCTTGTATCGAATGATCAAGCAAACCGCATTTCCCGTACATATCGACAATGGTAGATGAAACAAAAGGGTCTTGATCTAGCTTGTATTTCAACACTAAGGCGTGAAACTGGGATCCTTGTTCAAGTGCAGCGTGATTAGCGCAAGCCTTGATTAAGCTAGAGAAGGTGTACTCGTTAGGCTCGATTCTTTGCCTCGTCAACTTGATAAAAACAGTCAACGCCTTCTCGATTTGATCCGATTCAACATACCCGTCAATCAAAGAAGTATAAGAAACGATACTTGTACCTCTAGAGTCTATTTCAAGCAATCGTGAACCACTATCCATGTCCCCTAACTTACAGTACATGTCTGTAAGTGCATTGCTAACAGAAACATGCGGTTCGAAACCTAACTTCACCACAAATGTATGAAGACATCGTCCGATGTTATATGCTTTAAAAGATCCACAAGCCGAAAGTGCACTGCAAAGTAGATACTGGTCGATCACAACGTCATCAATCAGCATCTTTCTAAAAGCCACCAGGGCTTCTTCATAATAACCATTCTTCGCATACCCGTCAATCATTGAATTCCATGAAACTTCGTCTTTAGACGGCATCTCTTCAAAAACCATACAAGCCTCAACGATTGACCCGCATTTCGAATACATGTCCGCTAAGTTACTACCGACAAACAGTTCATAGCTAAACCCAACTTTAAGAGCAAGACAATGAATTTGCATCCCGGTTTGAACTGATTTGAGAAACGAGCAAGCTTGAATCACACTGGAAAATGTAAACTGATTCGGGCTTTCGCCAGAAACCCACATCAGGCAAAATG
The Helianthus annuus cultivar XRQ/B chromosome 6, HanXRQr2.0-SUNRISE, whole genome shotgun sequence genome window above contains:
- the LOC110918947 gene encoding pentatricopeptide repeat-containing protein At4g14850 translates to MTFRTLTKHLHKDSNTLAHIFQTYAQSKQLSKGKQLHAQLITSGYPSSTYLHNHLLSMYGRCGQLGYAHKVFDEMPQRNLVSWTAMISGFSQNSEFSKAITTFCLMWVSGESPNQFTFSSVIQACSFLKSVQTGMQIHCLALKVGFSYELFVGSNLADMYSKCGSIVEACMVFEEMPSKDEVSWNSMIDGYAKNGYYEEALVAFRKMLIDDVVIDQYLLCSALSACGSFKAYNIGRCLHTFVVKLGFEPHVSVSNALTDMYCKLGDMDSGSRLLEIDSRGTSIVSYTSLIDGYVESDQIEKALTVFIKLTRQRIEPNEYTFSSLIKACANHAALEQGSQFHALVLKYKLDQDPFVSSTIVDMYGKCGLLDHSIQAFKTISNANEYAWNSMIGVFAHHGLGHEAIDIFDRMVVQNLKPNAVTFINLLNACSHSGLRNEGLSYFNSMETVYGIKPRSEHYACVIDLLGRVGKLEEAENFINDMPFEPNAYAWCSFLASCRKYGDKERGRLAAESLKRVDPENSGAHVLLSNIYAKEQQWEDVRSVRKTMKDENVKKLPGYSWVDVDNKVHVFGAEDWCHPHKKEIDVKLDSLLGKIIEAGYVPDIESVPLDLDDDMKVKVLHRHSERMAIAYALIRLPVGKPIIVKKNIRVCVDCHSAIKLISKVEGRNIILRDNSRFHHFVDGSCSCNDFW